DNA sequence from the Acidimicrobiales bacterium genome:
CTGGCTCCGCCAGGTCGACCCGGTGTGGCGGGCGGCGCCCGCCCCCTACGGCCCGGTGGCCATCGGGGTGGGTGAGCTCGTGGTCGAGGCGAGCGGGCACGACCCGGCCGGCGCGGTGTGGATCTTCCGGGGCGTGATGGTCCTCGGCGTCGTCATGGGTGCCGTGGGGGTGGCGCTCGTGGCGCGCCGCGCCGGCGTCAACCCGGCCGTCGCCGTCGCGATCGGGATCGGCAACCCTCTCGTGACGCTCTACCTCATCGGCGGGATCCACAACGACGCGCTGATGTTCGGCTTCCTCATGCTCGGTCTGGCCGCCGCTCAACGCGACCGCAAGGGCCTCGCCGTCGCGTTGATCACCGCCGCCACCGCCGTGAAGCTCCCCGCGGCGGTCGGGCTCGTCTACCTCGGCTGGACCTGGTCGGGGCCGCTGGCCGGCTTCGGCCGCCGGGTCCTCGACACCGTCAGGGTCGTCGCCCTCGCCGCGGCGGGCATCGCCGTCGCCTGCGTCGTGGCGGGGATCGGCATCGGATGGATCACCGCGCTCGAGTCGACCGGCAAGGTCACCACCACGTTCTCGCCGACCACCAAGATCGGCTACAGCATCGGCGAGGTGCTCACCTGGGTCGGGCTCCCCGTCGACCCCTCGACGGTCGCCGCCGGCTGGCGGCTGTTCGGCCTCGCCGTCACCGCCGCGCTCGGCCTCTTCCTGATGCTGCGCAGTCCCCGCATCGGCCTGATCCGGGCCACCGGCTTCATGCTGGTCGCCTACGTGCTGCTCGGCCCGGTGCTGTGGCCCTGGTACCTGCCGGCGGGCTTCGCGGTGCTCGCCTCGGTCGGCCTCGGCCGCTATCGCCCCTCGTATCTCGTGGTGTGCGTCGCCATCAGCTGGTTCGTGTGGCCGACCTCGGTGATCGCCGTCGACTACCTCACCGAGTACCAGCACCTCCTGGGGCTGCTCGTGGTGGCGCTCGTGAGTGGGCTGGCCTTCGGGGCGCAGCGCTTCTCGTCCCGGTGGGAGCGGCGCATGCAGCGGGCCCTCGGGGAGCCCGATCGGACCGACGATCAGGCGCCCGTCGCCGTCGGCTGATCCGCGGACACCGCCCGGTCGGTCCCGACGGGTCCGCAGGGCCGGGCTCCGAGCCGGACGAGGCGCACGAGCGCGACGGCCAGCAGTGCCACGAGCGTCACGTTGCGGACCGCGACCGTCGCCACCGCGAGCCCGTCGCCGGCGATCAGCTCCTCGATCCACAACAGGCCCAGCGTGCTCGACAGGCCCGCCGCCAGCGTGAGTGCCGCCACCGTCCGGTCACCCCGGACGGTGACGATCGCCGCGAACGGCAGGAACCACAGCACGTACTGCGGCGAGATGATGCTCGACAGCACGAGCACGGCGGTGACCGCGGCCAGGGGGGCGTAGCCCTCGACCGCGGCGTCGCCGGGCTCCATCTCCCGCCCGCCGGGCGTGGCGAGGTGGTGCGCGGGGGTCGGCACGCGGTGGGCCAGCCACCACGCGACCGCCACGACGGTGAGGGCCGCCAGGCTCAGCGCGGCGCGCACGGCGTCCGGTGCGGTCGTGGCCGTGCGCCACGCCCCCTGTTGCACGGTGGAGCCAGCCGGGTCGAGGCCGTGTAGCACGATCCCCGGGATGCTCTCGATCTGCCAGCCGGTCGCGCCGCGGAAGGTGAGGATCTGGCGGATCCCGTCGGGGCCGGCCCACGCGACCCACGCCCCGAGCGCGACGGCCCCGGTGATCGCCCAGGCCACCAGTCCCTGCCCGCGGCGTCGCACGACCATCGACGGGGCCAGGACGAGCGGCCACACCTTGGCGAACACCGACAACGCCAGCGCGGCGCCGCCGCGGCGATCGAGCCCTCGGCGCAGGAGGCCCAGTCCCAGCACGGCCAGGAAGACCGAGAGCAGGTCCGTTCGCAGGTAGGCGAACGGGTAGACGAGCATCGGGCTGGCCAGGACCAGGTAGGCGACGGCGGCCCGGCGCGACCAGGCCCACGCGAGGACGACGGCGGTGGCCAGCTCGAGGAGCAGCTGGCTGACGGCCAGCACGGTGAGCGTGCCGAGGGTGGTGGGCCGGTCGACGAGGTGGACGAGACCGAGGGTCAGCGGGGGGTACTCGACGTCGAAGTCGCGGTACGGGCGCCCCGGTTCGTCGACGATGGCTTCGTAGCGGCGGGCGTCGCCGCCCAGGATCGAGAACTCCTCCTCCTGCCCGCTGCGCAGGACGGCGACGACGGCGACCACCCGGACGGCGACCAGGACCACGACGAGCAGGGCCACGGCCCAGCGCCCTCGGCGCCTCGTGCCCGTCACCGTTCGTGGGCTGAAGCGCCGACGGTCGGCAGGAGGCCGACGGGCGGCCGACGACGAAGGCGCATCGGTCAGTTCGCCGACGGGGTCCGGTGGTCGACGCTGAGGTGGCGCTCGTCCCGATCGCCGGGTGATCCGAGGCGTCGGAGCAGGACGACGGACCGGGCCACGACCTCGACGACCTCGCCGGCGGCCGTCGTGCCGTCGCGTCCGGGGGGGAAGCCCAGGTCGACGTCGTCGATCGCCGTGTCGAACACCATCGTCCAGGCGTCGCCGTAGGTCGGGTCGGGCAGGACGAAGGCGACGTCGTCGGCCGACGCGTTGAACACCGCGAAGAAGCTGTGGTCGATGATGCGCTCGTTGCGGGGCCCGCGTCCGGGGAGCGCCTCGCCGTTGAGGAACACCCCGATGCAGCGGTTCTCACCGTTGCGCCAGTCGTCGTCGTCCATCCGGGTGCCGAAGGGGGTGAACCACCCGATGTCGTCGACGTCCTCGCCCATGATCGGTTGGCCCTGGAAGAACCGACGGCGGCGGAACACCCGGTGGGCGCGCCGCAGGTGCACGAGGCGGCTCGTGAACGTCAGCAGGTCCTCGTCGACGGTCGCCCAGTCGTACCAGGAGATCTCGTTGTCCTGGCAGTAGGCGTTGTTGTTGCCCTGCTGCGTCCGGCCGAGCTCGTCGCCCCCGAGCAGCATGGGGACACCCTGGGAGAGCATCAGGGTGACGAGGAGGTTGCGTCGTTGGCGGCGCCGCAGGGCGCTCACCGCCTCGTCGTCGGTCGGACCCTCCGCCCCGCAGTTCCACGACCGGTTGTCGGTCGTGCCGTCACGGTTCTCCTCGCCGTTGGCCTCGTTGTGCTTCTCGTCGTAGGCGACGAGGTCGTGGAGGGTGAAGCCGTCGTGGGCGGTCACGAAGTTGATCGAGGCCGAGGGGGTGCGCCCGTTGGCCTGGTAGAGGTCGCTCGACCCCGTGAAGCGGTAGCCGAACTCGGCCATGCTGTGCTCGGCGCCGCGCCAGAAGTCGCGGATCTCGTCGCGGTACTTGCCGTTCCACTCCGACCACAGCGGGGGGAAGTTGCCCACCTGGTAGCCGCCCTCGCCGACGTCCCAGGGCTCGGCGATGAGCTTGACCTGGCTGACGACCGGGTCCTGTTGGATCAGGTCGAAGAAGGACGACAGCTTGTCGACGTCGTGCAGCTCCCGGGCCAGCGTGGCGGCGAGGTCGAAGCGGAACCCGTCGACGCGCATCTCGGTGACCCAGTAGCGCAGGCTGTCCATGATGAGCTGGAGCACGTGGGGGTGGCGCATGTTCATGCTGTTCCCGGTGCCCGTGTAGTCGACGTAGCGGCGGCGGTCGTTGGGGTCGAGGCGGTAGTAGGCGGCGTTGTCGGCCCCCTTCATGGCCAGGAGGGGCCCACCGTCGTTGCCCTCGGCGGTGTGGTTGTAGACGACGTCGAGGATCACCTCGATGCCGGCGTGGTGGAGGGTCTTCACCATCTGCTTGAACTCCTGCACCTGCTGGCCGCGCTGGCCGTAGACGGCGTAGTCGCCGTGGGGGGCGAGGAAGGCGATGGAGTTGTAGCCCCAGTAGTTGTCGAGGCCCATCTGGTCGAGGCGGTAGTCGTGCACGAACTGGTGCACCGGCATGAGCTCCACGGCGGTGACGCCGAGGCGGGTGAGGTGGTCGATGATCGGCTGGCTGCACAGGCCGAGGTAGGTGCCGCGCAGCTCCTCGGGCACGTCGGGGTGGGTGGCCGAGATGCCCTTCACGTGCGCCTCGTAGACGACCGTCTCGTGCCAGGGGGTGCGGGGGCGGTGGTCGTGGCTCCAGTCGAAGTACGGGCTGATGACGATCGACTTGGGGACGAACGGGCCGGAGTCGCTGTGGGTCGGGTCGCCGTCGGGGCCGGAGTCGAAGGCGTACGGGAACACCGCCTCGGCCCACTGCACGCGGCCCTCCACCGCCTTGGCGTAGGGGTCGATCAACAGCTTCGCCGGGTTGCCGCGGGTGCCGTTCTCCGGGGCCCACGGGGCGTGAACCCGGAAGCCGTAGCGCTGGCCGGGCTGGACCCCCGGCACGTAGCCGTGGTGCACGAAGGCGGTGATCTCGGGCAGCGTCAGGCGGGTCTCCCGGCCGGCGTCGTCGAAGAGGCACAGCTCGACGCGTTCGGCCACCTCGGAGAAGAGCGAGAAGTTGGTGCCGGTCCCGTCGAACGTGGCGCCCAGCGGGAAGGCTTCACCAGGCCAGATCTCCATCCGGTCCAGCGTACGCGGCGGGCGCGACCGTCCGATCAGGCGAGTGCCTCGTTGAGCGCGCGGCCGTCGCGGGCCAGGAGGGCGACGTTCACCTCGAGGCGTTCGAGGTGCTGGGCGAGGATCTTGTCGCCCTGGGGCACCTCGTGGGTCTCGAAGAAGGCGAACACCGACGACGCGACCTCGGGGCTCGACAGCGAGCGCACGCCCTCCAGGAGGCGGGCGATCGAGTTCGACGGGAACCGGTCGTTGATCGTGTCCCACTCGTCGGCCACGAAGTACCAGGCGAGGGGGCCCTGGGTGCGGTTGGTGAGCGCCCGGCGCAGCAGCAACGGGGCGTTCTGGGTGCGGATCTCCGTCGTGGAGAGCGTCAGGAGCCGGCGCATGAGGTCGGGGTCGTCGAAGTCGGCCAGCGCCGAGAGGTAACGCAGCTCCTCCTGAGGTGTGGAGGCGTCGCGGAACCGGCGGAGGAAGAGCTCGAACTCGGCCTCGCCGCCGGTGGCGGCGACGACGTTGACGGCCGCGGCGACCATCGCCGGATCGGCGGTCGCGGGGTGGGCCACGATGGTCCGGGCGGCGGCGGCCACCGCCGTGCTACCCGCCAGCACCCCTCTGGCCTCGAACAGGACGCCGCGGAGCGCCCGCTGCCGGTCGCTCTCGTCCGAGCCGGGCTCGGGGCCGAGGCGGTCGGCGGCCGGGCCCAGCAGCGCGCCGACGCGACGCCGGAAGCCCGGGCGGACGTCGTCGTCGACGAGGCGGTGCAGCGCCGTCAGGCACCCCACGATGCGCTGCCAGACCGACAGGTCGGACTCCCCGGCGAAGGCGGGGAGCATGTCGAGGAACGTGAGGCTCGTGGTGTCGCCGGCCAGCACGGAGGCCCAGGTGTCGTCGACCACGGCGTAGCGTTCGACCGGGGAGAGGTCGGCCTGAGCGTGGGTCACCAGGGCGGCCAGGAGGTCGGGGGCGTAGCGCGCCCGGTAGAAGCCGGTGCTCTCGGTGTTGGCGAGGACCCACTCGACCGCCTCGATGAGGGTGACGTCGAGGGTGTCGTCCTCGAGGAGGACCCGTTCGAAGGTGACGAGGTCGTCGTGGGTCGTCTTCTGGCTGAGGATGACGGGGATCGACCAGCGGCTCGCGTGGTCGAGCGCCGGCGCGGGCGTGTCGTCTCCCTCGCCGAGGTCACCGGCGTAGCCGAAGCGGTGCTGGCCGAGGCGCAGGGTGGCCCCGTCGTCGACCAGGTCGACGGTGACCTCGGGGAACCCGCCCTGGAGGATCCAGGAGTCCATGATCCGGCGGACCGGCTCGCCCGTGGCCGCCTCGAGGGCGTCCCAGAGCTCGGTGGTCTCGGTGTTGCCGTAGGCGTAGGTGCGCAGGTAGTGGCGGATCCCGTCCCGGAACGCCTCGGCTCCGAGGTACTGCTCGAGCATCCGCACCACCGCCGCGCCCTTCTCGTAGGTGAGGATGTCGAACATCCCCTCCGCGTCGCTGGGTGACACCACCGGGTACTCGATCGGGCGGGTGCTGGC
Encoded proteins:
- a CDS encoding glycosyltransferase 87 family protein, giving the protein MALLVVVLVAVRVVAVVAVLRSGQEEEFSILGGDARRYEAIVDEPGRPYRDFDVEYPPLTLGLVHLVDRPTTLGTLTVLAVSQLLLELATAVVLAWAWSRRAAVAYLVLASPMLVYPFAYLRTDLLSVFLAVLGLGLLRRGLDRRGGAALALSVFAKVWPLVLAPSMVVRRRGQGLVAWAITGAVALGAWVAWAGPDGIRQILTFRGATGWQIESIPGIVLHGLDPAGSTVQQGAWRTATTAPDAVRAALSLAALTVVAVAWWLAHRVPTPAHHLATPGGREMEPGDAAVEGYAPLAAVTAVLVLSSIISPQYVLWFLPFAAIVTVRGDRTVAALTLAAGLSSTLGLLWIEELIAGDGLAVATVAVRNVTLVALLAVALVRLVRLGARPCGPVGTDRAVSADQPTATGA
- a CDS encoding M1 family metallopeptidase, coding for MTEREPAEPSPASTSPDDPGFDPFRLPSGVRPVRYDLCLEPDLAAATFDGTVAVVLAVEEPSTRIVANAVELEVDEAWVVTDAGERIETLGVDLDAETERVTFRLAEPVHIGTITLHVRFRGILNDKLRGFYRSTFTDTDGVEQTIATTQFEATDARRAFPCWDEPAHKAVFGVTLVVDADLFAVSNAAEVARGAHPDDPSRHVVRFADTMVMSTYLVAFVVGPLEATDPVDVDGTPVRVVFPRGKGHLTAYALEVAEFCLRHFAEYYDIPYPGDKLDLVAVPDFAFGAMENLGCVTFREVLLLVDPAEVTQAELLNVTDVINHELAHMWFGDLVTMKWWNGIWLNEAFATFMEMHATDAFRPAWDRWATFGLARSAAFDTDALASTRPIEYPVVSPSDAEGMFDILTYEKGAAVVRMLEQYLGAEAFRDGIRHYLRTYAYGNTETTELWDALEAATGEPVRRIMDSWILQGGFPEVTVDLVDDGATLRLGQHRFGYAGDLGEGDDTPAPALDHASRWSIPVILSQKTTHDDLVTFERVLLEDDTLDVTLIEAVEWVLANTESTGFYRARYAPDLLAALVTHAQADLSPVERYAVVDDTWASVLAGDTTSLTFLDMLPAFAGESDLSVWQRIVGCLTALHRLVDDDVRPGFRRRVGALLGPAADRLGPEPGSDESDRQRALRGVLFEARGVLAGSTAVAAAARTIVAHPATADPAMVAAAVNVVAATGGEAEFELFLRRFRDASTPQEELRYLSALADFDDPDLMRRLLTLSTTEIRTQNAPLLLRRALTNRTQGPLAWYFVADEWDTINDRFPSNSIARLLEGVRSLSSPEVASSVFAFFETHEVPQGDKILAQHLERLEVNVALLARDGRALNEALA
- the glgX gene encoding glycogen debranching protein GlgX, whose translation is MEIWPGEAFPLGATFDGTGTNFSLFSEVAERVELCLFDDAGRETRLTLPEITAFVHHGYVPGVQPGQRYGFRVHAPWAPENGTRGNPAKLLIDPYAKAVEGRVQWAEAVFPYAFDSGPDGDPTHSDSGPFVPKSIVISPYFDWSHDHRPRTPWHETVVYEAHVKGISATHPDVPEELRGTYLGLCSQPIIDHLTRLGVTAVELMPVHQFVHDYRLDQMGLDNYWGYNSIAFLAPHGDYAVYGQRGQQVQEFKQMVKTLHHAGIEVILDVVYNHTAEGNDGGPLLAMKGADNAAYYRLDPNDRRRYVDYTGTGNSMNMRHPHVLQLIMDSLRYWVTEMRVDGFRFDLAATLARELHDVDKLSSFFDLIQQDPVVSQVKLIAEPWDVGEGGYQVGNFPPLWSEWNGKYRDEIRDFWRGAEHSMAEFGYRFTGSSDLYQANGRTPSASINFVTAHDGFTLHDLVAYDEKHNEANGEENRDGTTDNRSWNCGAEGPTDDEAVSALRRRQRRNLLVTLMLSQGVPMLLGGDELGRTQQGNNNAYCQDNEISWYDWATVDEDLLTFTSRLVHLRRAHRVFRRRRFFQGQPIMGEDVDDIGWFTPFGTRMDDDDWRNGENRCIGVFLNGEALPGRGPRNERIIDHSFFAVFNASADDVAFVLPDPTYGDAWTMVFDTAIDDVDLGFPPGRDGTTAAGEVVEVVARSVVLLRRLGSPGDRDERHLSVDHRTPSAN
- the mptB gene encoding polyprenol phosphomannose-dependent alpha 1,6 mannosyltransferase MptB — its product is MPTTIERARAAVARTPELQRWADWSRDLLYGTPGDGGIRRSEISPWRPPQSGPSRRWVTVLAALGGFLGALLLSTSAPVWRLALPSWRLTLPFIPHPGTTMQSAALFVSGLILLGLSWFALIHRAGRRGDGRRRMAMVAAVIALWCLPFLLGPPLLSNDVYSYVAQGEMASQGLDPTATGPIALGRGDWLRQVDPVWRAAPAPYGPVAIGVGELVVEASGHDPAGAVWIFRGVMVLGVVMGAVGVALVARRAGVNPAVAVAIGIGNPLVTLYLIGGIHNDALMFGFLMLGLAAAQRDRKGLAVALITAATAVKLPAAVGLVYLGWTWSGPLAGFGRRVLDTVRVVALAAAGIAVACVVAGIGIGWITALESTGKVTTTFSPTTKIGYSIGEVLTWVGLPVDPSTVAAGWRLFGLAVTAALGLFLMLRSPRIGLIRATGFMLVAYVLLGPVLWPWYLPAGFAVLASVGLGRYRPSYLVVCVAISWFVWPTSVIAVDYLTEYQHLLGLLVVALVSGLAFGAQRFSSRWERRMQRALGEPDRTDDQAPVAVG